TTGGTTGACGAGGGTTTTTCAATCCTCATTTTCCCCGAGGGAGAACGCACTGAGCACGGTGAGATCAAACCCTTTCAGGCAGGCGTCGGTATGATTGCATCTCGACTCGCTCTCCCTGTTGTTCCTGTGTATTTGGAGGGGGTGGATCGCGTGCTTCACCATACATGGTGGATGCCTCGTCCTGGCCGTGTACGCGTAGTATTTGGTCCTCCGCTCCGCCTCGAGGGAGATGATTATCAGGCGCTGGCAAGACGGGTTGAGGAGGCAGTCAAGCAATTGGGGTAATGCTACTTTTCTGGTAAGCCTTCTTCAAACCCCATTTCTGAATCCCTTACGCTTATCCGAAACCGTCTCGCTTTTAGGTGGATGGATTAACGAAAAAGCCATAAAATGGGTACGGAGTTATGTTAAAACTGCTGCGTATAAAGGTTAGTTTATATTGATAAGACGTTCAGTATACGAGGTATCGGGCGAATATTCAGCGATAAAGATTGTAAGTTATGTAGAAATTACTGGGAAAGACCAGGTATATGGGCTTTAAGGGTCGGTTTAGATTAATCAAATATGAGACGCATCGGTGTTATATTCAACCCATTTGCATATATAAACAGGAAGGGGACAGAAAAACAACTCTACAGGATTAAAGAGGCCCTTGATGAAAGCGCATTGGTTTGCGTTACAAAGAATGAGGGCGACATACACTCAGCTCTGGAGGAGTTTTACAAGGAAGGTATAACGATACTCGGTATCAGCGGAGGGGACGGAACAATAAGTTCTGTTCTCACTTCCTATATAAACCTTTTTGACGATAGAGACTTACCATTAGTCGTTCCTCTAAAAGGAGGAACGATGAATATGATTATAGGCGATGCAGGACTTAGAGGTGACCAAATTAGTGTTTGTAAGGAATTGCTTCGATGTATAAAGAGCAAACGGCAAATCCCTACGATTGAACGAGGACTCATAAGGGTAATAGACCCGAGATATGAGTACAATAAATATGCCTTCACCTGGGTTGACGGTTTTCTCTATAGATTCACCAAATGGTACTACAGAGAAGGCGGAGGTGTAGGATTAGCGCTTAAATTGATTCTCAAAGCGGCTATTACGTCCTTCACAAACTCAACCCATGACCTCTTTGATGAGGTCGAGTCGAGGGTTTATCTAAACGATGAGAAAATCCCATTTGAAAGTCACCTTTTTATACTGGCAGCCTCGGTTAAAAGATTGGTTTTTGGTTTCAGGGTCTTCACAGATGAGTTAGTACCGGGAAAAAAATTCGGTATGCTCTATATAAGACTTCCATATTTTAGAAAAGCACTCTATCGCTTCCCAATAGCTTTATATAAGGGTCTTAAATCCGACGCTACGAGGAATTTCATGAATCAATCATTACAAAGCTTAACAGTAGAAGGAAACAGGGGATACATAATTGATGGAGAGGTTCATGACTCGGATAAAGCGATAGACATAAGGCTTGAAGCCGGCCCTAAGATAAGGATATTTTCACCTAAAGATGTTGCAGGCTTTGTCTAATTTTCTTAAAGATGGTGGAAAAGTAGTAGAAATTGGCTCGGTAATTCTGGATACGCTCTATGCCTATTTTTCAACCGCTAGGCAAAGGAGGAGATGATCAATATAAAAAAATGGAGGAACTTTTGACTCAGCTTTTTTATTCCTTGAACAGAAATTAGACATATGCCTCAAGATTCTGAAGACCGATTATTTATGACCGCCAATGCTCCTAAACACTCAGTCGCTTTTCGAGACGCTTTCTGGGTCTGGGTCAAAGTGGCTATATATAGTTTCGGAGGGCCGGCCGGCCAGATAGCGGTGATGCACCGTATCCTGGTGGAAGAGAAGCGCTGGGTCAGCGAAAACCGTTTTTTGCATGCGCTCAACTACTGCATGTTGCTTCCCGGCCCCGAGGCACAGCAACTAGCCACATATATAGGTTGGCTTTTGCACAAAACAATAGGAGGACTGGTTGCTGGAATTCTTTTTGTCCTGCCGGGTTTCATCTCCATATTGGTGCTAAGCATTTTCTACGCCGGATTCCAGGATACAACTTTGGTACGGGCGCTTTTCTTCGGCCTAAAGCCGGCGGTGATGGCCGTGGTGGTCGAAGCGGTGATTCGCATCGGTAAACGGGCGCTCAAGAATGAAGTGATGATTATTCTAGCCGGATTGGCTTTTGTGGCCATATTTTTCTTCGATGTTCCATTTCCCATCATAATCGTATCGGCGGGATTGATCGGTTTTATCGGAGGTAAACTTCGAGAGGACAAATTCTATGTGATTAAGGGACACGAATCTAAGAGCGGTGAAAGCGTCGGACAGGAAGGTTTTGTCATAACCGACGACGTGGCGAACCACACTCAACCCTCCCCATTGCGTGCTTTTCGGGTGGCAGTGATTTGCTTGCTTTTGTGGTTTGCCCCCTTGGCTCTCTTGATTTCAATTTATGGTAAGGACAGCGTATTCGTAACCGAGGGTGTTTTCTTCAGCAAGGCTGCCGTAGTCACGTTTGGCGGGGCTTATGCCGTGCTGGCTTACATTGCCCAAGAGGCGGTGAATACTTATGATTGGTTGGAACCAGGAGAGATGCTTGACGGACTGGGTATGGCGGAAACGACCCCGGGGCCATTGATCATGGTTGTGCAGTTCGTCGGTTTCATGGGAGCGTATAGACATCCGGGCACATTAGACCCTTTGATAGCCGGGGTGCTTGGCTCGGTCATCACAACCTGGGTGACTTTTGTCCCTTGTTTCCTTTGGATCTTCCTCGGCGCGCCTTATATCGAATATCTTCGCGGGAACAAATCGTTGAGCACGGCCCTGTCTGCCATCACTGCAGCAGTAGTAGGAGTTATCCTGAACCTGGCGGTATGGTTCTCGCTTCATACTCTCTTCAAGGTGGTAAACGAGATACATACACTGGGAATGCGCCTTCAGGTTCCGGTGTTGCATAGCATAGATTTAGTCTCTCTCTTGATTGCCATCGGGGCATTTGTGGCCATGTTCCACTACCGGCTGAGCATGATTCCCACCCTCACCGGCAGCGCATTTATCGGTCTTGTTTACTACCTGGTATTCAGGAGTTAGGGGTGAGAGGATTTATGTAGAGACGCAAAATTTTGCGTCTTTGTGTAATTCTAAAACACAATCAGACATGACCCAAAGAGAGTCATGAGTAGTGTACTTGCTGTGGCATTGTGAAAGATGAGTGTAAAAGGCTAAACTTTC
This DNA window, taken from Thermodesulfobacteriota bacterium, encodes the following:
- a CDS encoding diacylglycerol kinase family protein: MRRIGVIFNPFAYINRKGTEKQLYRIKEALDESALVCVTKNEGDIHSALEEFYKEGITILGISGGDGTISSVLTSYINLFDDRDLPLVVPLKGGTMNMIIGDAGLRGDQISVCKELLRCIKSKRQIPTIERGLIRVIDPRYEYNKYAFTWVDGFLYRFTKWYYREGGGVGLALKLILKAAITSFTNSTHDLFDEVESRVYLNDEKIPFESHLFILAASVKRLVFGFRVFTDELVPGKKFGMLYIRLPYFRKALYRFPIALYKGLKSDATRNFMNQSLQSLTVEGNRGYIIDGEVHDSDKAIDIRLEAGPKIRIFSPKDVAGFV
- the chrA gene encoding chromate efflux transporter, whose protein sequence is MTANAPKHSVAFRDAFWVWVKVAIYSFGGPAGQIAVMHRILVEEKRWVSENRFLHALNYCMLLPGPEAQQLATYIGWLLHKTIGGLVAGILFVLPGFISILVLSIFYAGFQDTTLVRALFFGLKPAVMAVVVEAVIRIGKRALKNEVMIILAGLAFVAIFFFDVPFPIIIVSAGLIGFIGGKLREDKFYVIKGHESKSGESVGQEGFVITDDVANHTQPSPLRAFRVAVICLLLWFAPLALLISIYGKDSVFVTEGVFFSKAAVVTFGGAYAVLAYIAQEAVNTYDWLEPGEMLDGLGMAETTPGPLIMVVQFVGFMGAYRHPGTLDPLIAGVLGSVITTWVTFVPCFLWIFLGAPYIEYLRGNKSLSTALSAITAAVVGVILNLAVWFSLHTLFKVVNEIHTLGMRLQVPVLHSIDLVSLLIAIGAFVAMFHYRLSMIPTLTGSAFIGLVYYLVFRS